The sequence CCGCCCTCGCCGACGCCGCCCGTACCCTGGCCGCACAGCTGCGCCCGCACACCACGGTGATCCTCGAATCCACCGCCTACCCGGGCACCACGGAGGAATTCCTGCGCCCCCTCCTGGAGGAGGGCTCGGGCCTCACCGCCGGCCGCGACTTCCACCTCGCCTGCTCCCCCGGCCGCCACGACCCCGGCAACCGCACCCACCGGTACGCCAACACGCCCAAGGTCATCGGCGGCCTCACCCCCGCCTGCACGGAGGCCGCCGCCGCCTTCTACAGCCGCCTCACCGACAAGGTCGTCCGCGCCCGCGGCCCCCGCGAGGCCGAGACCGCCAAGCTCCTGGAAACCAACTACCGCCACATCAACATCGCCCTGATGAACGAGATGGCGGTCTTCTGCCACGACATCGGCGTCGACCTGTGGGACGTCATCCGCTGCGCGGAGACCAAGCCGTTCGGCTTCCAGGCCTTCCGCCCCGGCCCCGGAGTGGGCGGCCACGCCGCCCCCGTCGACCCCAACGGCCTCTCCCACAAGGGCCGTTCCCCGGGCCACCATCCGCTGCGCATGGTCGAACTCGCCCAGGAGGTGAACGGCCGGATGCCGCGCTACGTCATCCAGCGCTGCGCCACCCTCCTCAACGAACACGGCAAATCCGCCCGCGGCGCCCGCGTCCTGCTGCTCGGCGTCACCTACAAGCCGGACATCGCCGACCAGACCGGCGCACCGGCCCTCGAAATCGCCTCCCGCCTCACGGAACTCGGCGCGCACCTGACGTACCACGATCCGTACGTCCCCCAGTGGTCCGTACTGGGCCGGCCCGTGCCCAGGGCCGACTCCCTGTACGAAGCCGCAGCCGCCGCGGACCTGACGGTGCTGGTGCAGGCGCACCGCACGTATGACCTTCAGGGGCTGTCCGTGAAGGCGCAGTTGCTGCTGGATACTCGCGGGGCGACTCCGACGGGGGCCGCGCATCGTCTGTAGCCGCACGTTGCCGTCTGCGGGTCGCCTCCGGCGGTGGTGGGGTGGTGGTTGGGCGGGGGCCGCTTGTTGTTCGTGGTGGGTGCCGGTGGCGGGCCTCCGGGGCCTGTGTTGTGGACTGCTTCGCTTTACGTCCACAACACAGGCCCCTCCGGCCCACCACCTCCCGCCCGGGAACGCGACCCCCGCCCGGTGGGGGGAATCGTCAAAGACCAGTAGCTCGGCCCGCATCGTGGTGCGGGCCGAGCTACTGGTCTCTTGTCTTCTTCTGCTCCCCCACCGGGGTGGAGCCCCACAACGGACGGGAGGGGGCGGGGCCGGAGGGGTGGGTGTGTGGACGTAAAGCGAAGCAGTCCACACACCCACCCCGGAGGCCCCGTCACCGGCACCCACCACTCACCTCGGGGCCCCACCCCACACAACCAACCCCGCTCCCGCCGAAGGCGGGAAAGAACCACGGAAAGAAAAACGGCGGGTCACCCGGCAACGTGGGAAGTCACCGCCGAGGCGCGACCGTGACCTCCACCCGCTGGAATTCCTTCAGCTCCGAGTACCCGGTCGTCGCCATCGCCCTGCGCAACGCGCCGAAGAAGTTCATGGAGCCGTCGGGAACCGTGGACGGCCCCAACAGCACCTCCTCGGTGGTGCCGACCGCCCCGAGGTCCATCCGCTTGCCGCGCGGCACGTCCTCGTGGACCGCCTCCATGCCCCAGTGGTGGCCGCGGCCGGGCGCGTCCGTGGCGCGGGCCAGCGGGGAGCCCATCATCACGGCGTCGGCGCCGCAGGCAATCGCCTTGGGGAGGTCGCCGGACCAGCCCACACCGCCGTCGGCGATGACGTGGACGTAGCGGCCGCCGGACTCGTCCATGTAGTCACGGCGCGCGGCCGCGACATCGGCGACCGCGGTCGCCATCGGGACCTGGATGCCGAGGACGTTGCGCGTGGTGTGCGCGGCGCCGCCGCCGAAGCCGACCAGCACACCGGCCGCGCCGGTCCGCATCAGGTGCAGCGCGGCGGTGTACGTGGCGCAGCCGCCGACGATGACCGGGACGTCCAGCTCGTAGATGAACTGCTTGAGGTTCAGCGGCTCGGCCGCGGAGGAGACGTGCTCGGCGGAGACGGTGGTCCCGCGGATCACGAAGATGTCGACGCCGGCGTCCACGACAGCCTTGGAGAACTGTGCGGTGCGCTGCGGGGAGAGCGCGGCGGCGGTCACCACACCGGCGTCCCGCACCTCCTTGATGCGCTGGCCGATCAGCTCTTCCTTGATCGGCGCGGCGTAGATCTCCTGGAGCCGCTTGGTGGCGGTGGGGCCGTCCAGCTCCGCGATCTCGGCGAGCAGCGGCTCCGGGTCCTCGTACCGGGTCCAGAGGCCTTCCAGGTTGAGGACGCCCAGGCCGCCCAGCTCACCGATGCGGATCGCGGTCTGCGGGGAGACCACCGAGTCCATGGGAGCGGCCAGAAACGGCAGCTCGAAACGGTAGGCGTCGATCTGCCAGGCGATCGAGACCTCCTTCGGGTCGCGGGTGCGGCGACTGGGTACGACGGCGATGTCGTCGAATGCGTATGCCCGGCGGCCGCGCTTGCCGCGCCCGATCTCGATCTCAGTCACGTGTGTGGCCTTTCCCTCTACGTCTGCGGCTCCAGTATCCCCGACACACCGAAGCCCGCGGCCGGGGAGCGGCCGCGGGCTTCACGGTAGGGCCGTGCTAGCGACGTGTGTAGTGACGCGCCTCAGTAGTCATCCGGCCCCTCGATCCGGGGATCTCAGCGACGGGTGTAGTTCGGCGCCTCGGTGGTCATCTGGATGTCGTGCGGGTGGCTCTCCTTGAGGCCCGCGGAGGTGATGCGGACGAAGTGGCCCTTCTCCTTGAGCTCGGGGATGTCGGCGGAGCCGACGTAACCCATGGAGGCGCGCAGGCCGCCGACGAGCTGGTGGGCGACCGAGGAGAGCGGGCCGCGGTAGGGCACCTGGCCCTCGATGCCCTCGGGGACCAGCTTGTCCTCGGAGAGGACGTTGTCCTGGAAGTAGCGGTCCTTGGAGAAGGAGCGGGCCTGGCCGCGGGACTGCATCGCGCCGAGCGAGCCCATGCCGCGGTACGACTTGAACTGCTTGCCGTTGATGAAGACCATCTCGCCGGGCGACTCCTCGCAGCCGGCCAGCAGCGAGCCCAGCATGACGGTGTCCGCGCCGGCCGCGATGGCCTTGGCGATGTCGCCGGAGAACTGCAGGCCGCCGTCACCGATCAGCGGCACGCCGGCGGCGTTCGCGGCCTTCGCCGCTTCGTAGATCGCGGTGACCTGCGGCACGCCGACACCGGCGACGACGCGGGTGGTGCAGATGGAGCCGGGGCCGACGCCGACCTTGATGCCGTCCGCGCCCGCGTCGATCAGCGCCTGGGCGCCGTCACGGGTGGCGACGTTGCCGCCGACGACATCGACGTTGATGTTGGACTTGACCTTGGCGATCATGTCGAGGATGCCGCGGCTGTGGCCGTGCGCACTGTCGACGACGAGGAAGTCGGCACCGGCCTCGACCAGCGCCTGCGCCCGCTCGTACGCCTCGCCGCCGACGCCCACCGCCGCACCGACGACCAGCCGGCCCTCGGCGTCCTTGGCGGCGTTCGGGTACTTCTCGGCCTTGACGAAGTCCTTGACCGTGATCAGGCCCTTGAGCACGCCCGCGTCGTCGACCAGCGGCAGCTTCTCGATCTTGTGGCGGCGCAGCAGCTCGATGGCGTCCTCGCCGGAGATGCCGACCTTGCCGGTGACCAGCGGCATCGGCGTCATGACCTCGCGGACCTGACGGCTGCGGTCCATCTCGAAGGCCATGTCGCGGTTGGTCACGATGCCCAGCAGCTTGCCCGCGGCATCGGTGACCGGCACCCCGCTGATACGGAACTTGGCACACAGCGCGTCGGCGTCGGCGAGCGAGGCGTCCGGACGGACCGTGATCGGGTCGGTGACCATGCCGGACTCGGAGCGCTTGACCAGGTCGACCTGGTTGGCCTGGTCCTCGATGGACAGGTTGCGGTGCAGGACGCCCGCGCCACCCTGCCGGGCCATGGCGATGGCCATCCGGGCCTCGGTGACCTTGTCCATCGCCGCGGACAGCAGCGGGATGTTCACCGCGACATTGCGCGAGACCCGGGAAGCGGTGCTCACCGCGTTGGGCAGCACCTCCGACGCGCCGGGCAGCAGCAGCACGTCGTCGTATGTCAGCCCGAGCATGGCGAATTTGGCGGGCATACCGTCGACGTTGTCACTCATGACACCTTCCCCAATGCTCTTGCCTCAGCGCGGACTCCCATGCTAACGGCCTAAGGAAGTGTCCCAATCCACGAGCGGTGAGGGCCTTGTCACTTGTGTATTTCTACGGCGATATTCCGCCGTGGACAGCGGGGATCTGCTACTGCTCGGCGAGCGCCCGCAGCCTGCTCAGCGCCCGGTGCTGGGCGACCCGGACCGCGCCGGGCGACATCCCCAGCATCTGCCCGGTCTCCTCGGCCGTCAGCCCGACGGCGACCCGCAGCAGGACCAGCTCCCGCTGGTTCTCCGGAAGATTCGCCAGCAGCTTCTTGGCCCACTCGGCGTCGCTGCTCAGCAGCGCCCGCTCCTCGGGGCCGAGGGAGTCGTCCGGCTGCTCGGGCATCTCGTCGGACGGCACGGCCGTGCTGCCCGGATGCCGCATCGCGGCGCGCTGC is a genomic window of Streptomyces sp. Edi2 containing:
- a CDS encoding nucleotide sugar dehydrogenase, encoding MPADLAVIGLGHLGLPLAQAATTAGISTIGYDPDPHTAALSGADGPLSATELRRLLSAGFRTTTDPTALGRVRTAVLCAPTPLGEDRALDLTALADAARTLAAQLRPHTTVILESTAYPGTTEEFLRPLLEEGSGLTAGRDFHLACSPGRHDPGNRTHRYANTPKVIGGLTPACTEAAAAFYSRLTDKVVRARGPREAETAKLLETNYRHINIALMNEMAVFCHDIGVDLWDVIRCAETKPFGFQAFRPGPGVGGHAAPVDPNGLSHKGRSPGHHPLRMVELAQEVNGRMPRYVIQRCATLLNEHGKSARGARVLLLGVTYKPDIADQTGAPALEIASRLTELGAHLTYHDPYVPQWSVLGRPVPRADSLYEAAAAADLTVLVQAHRTYDLQGLSVKAQLLLDTRGATPTGAAHRL
- a CDS encoding GuaB3 family IMP dehydrogenase-related protein; this translates as MTEIEIGRGKRGRRAYAFDDIAVVPSRRTRDPKEVSIAWQIDAYRFELPFLAAPMDSVVSPQTAIRIGELGGLGVLNLEGLWTRYEDPEPLLAEIAELDGPTATKRLQEIYAAPIKEELIGQRIKEVRDAGVVTAAALSPQRTAQFSKAVVDAGVDIFVIRGTTVSAEHVSSAAEPLNLKQFIYELDVPVIVGGCATYTAALHLMRTGAAGVLVGFGGGAAHTTRNVLGIQVPMATAVADVAAARRDYMDESGGRYVHVIADGGVGWSGDLPKAIACGADAVMMGSPLARATDAPGRGHHWGMEAVHEDVPRGKRMDLGAVGTTEEVLLGPSTVPDGSMNFFGALRRAMATTGYSELKEFQRVEVTVAPRR
- the guaB gene encoding IMP dehydrogenase; this encodes MSDNVDGMPAKFAMLGLTYDDVLLLPGASEVLPNAVSTASRVSRNVAVNIPLLSAAMDKVTEARMAIAMARQGGAGVLHRNLSIEDQANQVDLVKRSESGMVTDPITVRPDASLADADALCAKFRISGVPVTDAAGKLLGIVTNRDMAFEMDRSRQVREVMTPMPLVTGKVGISGEDAIELLRRHKIEKLPLVDDAGVLKGLITVKDFVKAEKYPNAAKDAEGRLVVGAAVGVGGEAYERAQALVEAGADFLVVDSAHGHSRGILDMIAKVKSNINVDVVGGNVATRDGAQALIDAGADGIKVGVGPGSICTTRVVAGVGVPQVTAIYEAAKAANAAGVPLIGDGGLQFSGDIAKAIAAGADTVMLGSLLAGCEESPGEMVFINGKQFKSYRGMGSLGAMQSRGQARSFSKDRYFQDNVLSEDKLVPEGIEGQVPYRGPLSSVAHQLVGGLRASMGYVGSADIPELKEKGHFVRITSAGLKESHPHDIQMTTEAPNYTRR
- a CDS encoding sigma-70 family RNA polymerase sigma factor, encoding MRDDGKQEIGALVARAVEGDQRATHDLLAHVHPLALRYCRTRLSRLPGDARHFVEDLAQEVCVAVLCALPRYRDTGKPFEAFVFAIAGHKVADLQRAAMRHPGSTAVPSDEMPEQPDDSLGPEERALLSSDAEWAKKLLANLPENQRELVLLRVAVGLTAEETGQMLGMSPGAVRVAQHRALSRLRALAEQ